GGTCCACATCAATGAATAATTGCAACCCGCTCGATTGCTGGTCCGAAGCGGAATCCGCGAGTTCCGGTAACGACTGCATTTTCGCGAGCAACTGCGGCGCCCATTCGGCGAGTTCATCGCTGTCGGCATCCTGCAAGGTATATTGATATTGCGTGCGGCTGACCCGGCTATCAATTTGCACGTCCTGGGCGGCCTGCATGTAAAGCGAAATGCCCTGGACGTTCTTGGTCGCGTCGCGCAACCGGTCAATGATTTCCTGCGCGTTGGATTTGCGGTTGTCGCGCGGCTTCAAATTGATGTAGATGCGCCCGCTGTTGACGGTGGCGTTCACCGTGCCCGCGCCGACGAACGACGCCACCGACGCCACGTCCTGATCGCGCGCCACGATCTCCGCGATCTGTCGCTGCCGCTCGACCATCGCCTTGTAGGAAATCGTTTGTGAGGCATCGGTCACGCCGGTGATAAGGCCGGTGTCCTGCTGCGGCAACAAGCCCTTCGGCACAATGACATAAAGCCAGATCGTGGCAATCAGCGTGGCCACCGCAACCATCAAGGTAAAAAATTGATGGCGCAAAACCCATTTCAACCCCGTCTCATAAGCGTCGAGCATGCGCTGAAACATGTTTTCGGTGACATGATAAAACCGGCCGTGCTTGCTCTCATCTTCCGGCTGCAAAAATCGCGCGCACAACATCGGCGTGAGCGTGAGCGAGACGACCGCCGAGACGCCCACCGCCACGCTCAGGGTGATGGCGAATTCGCGGAACAACCGACCCACGATTCCCGTCATGAAGAGCAGGGGAATGAACACCGCCACCAGCGAAATACTCAGCGAGATCACCGTAAAACCGATTTGCTTCGCCCCTTTAAGCGCGGCTTCCAGCGGCGCTTCGCCCGCCTCGATGAAGCGGACGATATTCTCGATCATGACGATGGCGTCATCCACCACGAAGCCCGTGGAAATCGTCAACGCCATCAGCGAAAGATTGTCGAGGCTGAAGCCCGCGAGCTTCATGATGCCGAACGTCCCGATGACCGCGAGCGGCAAGGCGATGCTCGTGATCAGCGTCGCGCGCAGCTTGCGCAGGAAAACAAAAATCACCATCACGACCAGGGCCACGGTGAGGATGAGCGTGAATTGCACGTCGGCAATCGAGGCGCGAATCGTTTCCGTGCGATCAGAGAAAATTCCAACCTTGACCGCTGGTGGAATGGACGTGCGCAATTTCGGCAGCAGCGCCTTCACGCGATCGGCGGTCTGGATGATGTTCGCGCCGGGCTGGCGTTGAATATCGAGCAGCACCGCCGGATGGTCGCCCACCCACGCGCCGAGCCGCACATTTTCCACGCTGTCAATCGCTTTGCCGATGTCCTTCAACCGCACCGGCGAACCGTTTTTGTAGGCGACGATGACATTCGCATATTCGTCCGCGGAAAAAATCTGGTCGTTGACGCCGATGGAATACGATTGCTTCGCGCCGTCGAAACTTCCCTTGGGCACGTTGATGTTATTATTCATCAGGGCGGTGCGGATATCTTCGAGCCCGATGCCCAGCGAGGCGACTTGCGCGGGGTTGACCTGGATGCGCACGGCAGGTTTTTGATTGCCTTCGATCGTGACCAAACCGACGCCGCTGACTTCGCTCAATTTTTGCGCGAGCACCGTGTCGGCGAGATCGTTGACTTTTTCGAGCGGCAATGAGTCGGAGGAAATTTCCAGCGTGAGAATCGGCGTGTCGGCGGGATTGACTTTGCTGTAAACCGGCGGGCTGGGCATCGTCGTGGGCAGGACACCGCGCGCGGCATTCATCGCGGCCTGCACGTCCTGGGCGGCGGCGTCAATATCGCGGTCGAGGACAAATTGCAACGTGATATTCGCCGTGCCGAACGAACTGATCGAAGTCATCTGCTGCAAACCGCTGATTTCGCCGAACTGCGTTTCCAGTGGCGTGGTGACGGACGAGGCCATCACGTCCGGGCCCGCGCCGGGATACTGCGCGGTCACCTGGATGGTGGGAAAATCAACCGGCGGCAGCGCGGAGATGGGCAGCAAAAAATAGCCGAGCATCCCCATGATGATGACGCCCGCCATGAGCAGGGACGTGGCGATCGGCCGATGAATGAAAGGCTCGGAGATGTTCACTTCGTGATGTCCTGGGGAGCCGACTCGACATTCGTGCTCTGATCACTCGTGGGCGCGGATTTTTTTGCGCCGTTGGAAACCCGGATGGGCGAACCGTCCTGCAATTTATACTGTCCGTCGGTGACCACGCGTTGGCCTTTGGTCACGCCGGTCTCAATCAACGCCTGTCCAGCTTCCATCTGCGATGCGACGGTTACGTTCTGAATCTTCGCCCACATCGTCGGCGCATTCGTGCCCTGGGCCTGAGAATGGGAAGAACCGCCCAATGCGGGTGTGCTGTCCGCTGCGGAGCCGGCGCTGTTCGCGCCGCGTTTGCCTTTTCCGCCCGCAATGCTATTGGTCGGCTTCACATTGGTGACCACGAAAACGTACGCGCCCGTCGGGCCGCGCTGGATCGCCGCCTCGGGAACGGTCAAACTATTTAGCCGCATCATCGTCAGCAGGCGGGTGTTCACGAATTCACCCGGCCACAACTGCAAATCTTCGTTGGGGAAATTCGCCTTGAGCCGGATCGTGCCGGTGGTGGTGTCAATTTCATTGTCAATCACTGCCAGCGTGCCGGTATCGAGATTGGTTCCGTTATCACGGCCAACCGCGAGCACTTTCAATTCATTCGTGGTTTTTTCGTGCTTGTGGATTTGTTCGAGGTCCTGTTCCGGCAAGGTGAACACCACCGAAATAGGTTTCAACTGCGTGATCACCACGATGCCGCCGAGATCCGCGGCGTGCACAATATTTCCCACGTCCACCAAACGCAAACCGGTGCGGCCATCAATCGGCGAAACCACCGAGCAATAATCCAGATTCACCTGCGCGGCATCAATCGCCGCCTGGTCGGCATTCACCGCCGCCTGATCCTGAGCGACGAGCGCCTTTTGCGTGTCATATATTTGTTGTGAATCCACCTTGGCGGCGTACAGATCCGTCTCGCGTTTCATGTCGAGATTCGCGTTATCGAGCAGCGCCTGGTCCTGGCCTTTCTTCGCCTTCGCTTGATCCAGCGCCGCTTGAAACGGGGCGGGGTCAATAATCGCGAGCACGTCGCCCTTGCGGACGTCCTGGCCCTCGGTGAAATTGATTTGCTTCAACTGGCCATCCACGCGCACATGCACAGTGACGGTGTTGAAGGCTTGCACAGTTCCAAGGCCGTCCAGATAAACCGGCACGTCGGATTCCTTGACGGGGCTGACGACGACCGGGACGGGTTGCTGCGCATTGCGGGCTTGCGCGAGTTGTTTGGCGGCAGCTTCGCGCCGCCGCACGATAGCCAGTCCGATGATCACCAGCACTAGGACCACGCCCACGATGACGATCCATTTCAGCGGGCTCGAACGCTTCGGCGGCGGGAGGGCTTTGCGCTCATTTGCGGGATTACCATTGTTCATTGGTTGAAGTGGACGACGCTGCTGCTCGGTTTCAATTTGGCTTTCAGTTAACATATTGCGAACACAAATCAGTGCCCTTACACCTGAAGATACCTGCAATGCTAATAAGTTACATATTTCATTCACAAAAAGCGCTTCTTGCAAGGCCAAACAATCGCCAACTATTTCCAAAACAACGTAGTATCGCCATGTCGCACTTAAACCGCAGCGTATCCGATCGCGCGGGCGCGCCTCAGTTTCTTACAAACCGGAGGGCTCAGGGACCTTAGCCCGGCGTCGAGGAGTGCGAAGCATATTCCGGGGTGTTCGTCGCGCGACCCGATCCGGGAGTGGTGCTCAGGCTTATCCCCGTCTAATCTCCGGCATCGTTTCCCAAGTCTGATTCCGTTATTTGCCTGCCAAAATCGTAAGCTGCGCCCAATGACATTCGCGCATTAAATAAAAACTCGAATCCCAACGTCCAATCTTACAGATTAACCGAGTGTCTAATATGTCTGTCATAGAACGCCATATTCAGGTGGGTTTTCAGCTTCGGGTGTTTTTCACCCGCAGCGTGTTCGCGTCCGCCAATCCGCTGCTTCGCGATATTCTTGCGCCGGGTGAAGGCAATCGGGTTCACGGTGTTTTGATTGTCCTAGACGAAGCGCTCGCGCAAGCGCGACCGGAAGTGCTGGCGGAAATCGAAAATTATTTTGTCCACGCCTCACCGCGGTTGAAACTGGTTTGCCCGCCGCTGGTCATTGAAGGCGGTGAGCGCACGAAGAATTCCTACTTTCACGTTTCCGAAATTCATTCGCACGTGGACCGTTACCATATTGACCGGCATTCGTATTTGCTGGCGATCGGCGGCGGAGCATTGCTCGACATGGCGGGACTGGCGGCATCCACCGCGCACCGGGGCATCCGGCATGTGCGCCTGCCGACCACGACGCTTAGCCAGGCGGACTCCGGCGTGGGCGTGAAAAACGGCATCAATGCTTTTGGAAAAAAGAATTTCATCGGCACCTTCACACCGCCATTCGCGGTCGTGAACGATTTTGAAATGTTGCACACGCTCTCGGAACGCGACAAACGCGCCGGTTACGTGGAGGCGGTGAAGATTGCGCTCATTCGCAGTCGTGAATTTTTTGAGAAGATTGAGGCCGACGCCGAAAAACTCGCTGCGTTCGAGCCGGCCGCGATGGAGGAATTGATTCAACACTGCGCCGAGTTGCATCTCAATCATGTGGCCATGTCCGGCGATCCGTTTGAATTCGGCTCGGCGCGCCCGCTGGATTTTGGGCATTGGGCTGCGCATAAACTGGAGCAACTTTCCGAATACAAAATCCGGCACGGCGAAGCCGTCGCGGTGGGGATCGCGCTGGATGTGATTTACTCGCGCAATATGGGTTTTCTCGACGCGGCATCGGCGGACCGGGTTTTGAAATTATTGGAGCAACTGGGTTTTGAACTGTTCGCGAATGAGTTGATGCATGTGGATTCCGATCATTCGCTGCTGGTGTTGAATGGGCTCGAGGAATTTCGCGAGCATCTGGGCGGCGAATTGTCGGTCACGTTGCTCAAGGAAATCGGCCGGGGATTCGAAGTCCATGAATTGCGGATACCGCAAGTCATCGAGGCGATTTACGAATTGCAGGCGCTCCACGCCAAACGGACAAAAATACTTCGTGCGGCGAGTTGAGCTAAAGAAAGGTTGATTAAAATTCCGTGCGTGTCTTCTCAGGATGCTCTTGGTTAAACTGAAACGGTGAAGCGCACCGTAGTTCTCAATGTGGTCGGACTGACCGCTTCGTCGCTCGAACGGCATCAAGCGAGCGACGCCCATACTCCCGCAGCCGGGCGCATGCACGATTTCGCCACGCGCGGCGCGATGGCCCGGATCGTGCCCGCCTTGCCCGCTGTCACCTGCACCGCGCAATCCACCTATCTCACGGGCACGCCGCCCGCACAGCATGGCATCGTGGCGAACGGCTGGTATAATCGTGAATTGGCCGAAGTGCAGTTTTGGAAACAAGCCAACCAACTCGTCAGCGGCAAAAAAATCTGGGACGAATTGCGCGAACTCGATCCCACGTTCACCTGTGCGAAACTTTTCTGGTGGTACAATATGTATTCAAGCGCGGATTACTCCATCACCCCGCGTCCGATGTATCCCGCCGATGGCCGGAAATTTTTTGATGTTTATTCCTGGCCTTACTCGATCCGCACGGAGATCAAAAAAGATTTGGGTGAATTTCCTTTCGCCACTTTTTGGGGGCCAGCGGCGGGACTGCCCAGTCCGCAAGGCGCGCGCGACGCCGCCACGCGCTGGATTGCGGAATCCGCCAAATGGATCGAGAATAAATATTCGCCGACCCTAAGCCTCGTTTATCTGCCGCATCTCGATTATAATTTTCAACGGCTCGGTCCCAACCATCCCGGCACGCTGCAAGACCTTCGCGAGATTGACAACATCGTCGGCGGCTTGATGGATTTTTTTGCGAAGCGCTCGGTGC
The Verrucomicrobiia bacterium genome window above contains:
- a CDS encoding nucleotide pyrophosphatase/phosphodiesterase family protein, producing the protein MKRTVVLNVVGLTASSLERHQASDAHTPAAGRMHDFATRGAMARIVPALPAVTCTAQSTYLTGTPPAQHGIVANGWYNRELAEVQFWKQANQLVSGKKIWDELRELDPTFTCAKLFWWYNMYSSADYSITPRPMYPADGRKFFDVYSWPYSIRTEIKKDLGEFPFATFWGPAAGLPSPQGARDAATRWIAESAKWIENKYSPTLSLVYLPHLDYNFQRLGPNHPGTLQDLREIDNIVGGLMDFFAKRSVQVILLSEYGITPVDTPIHINRILRKKNWIVVKDELGREMLDCGASKAFAVADHQIAHVYLKDPSFAGEVRATLEKEPGIAQVLDRAEQAKLGIDHPRAGDLIAVARENAWFTYYYWFDDNAAPDFARCVDIHRKPGYDPVELFLDPKISAVKAKIFWRLLKKKLGFRMLMDVIPLDATLVKGSHGCRPENENDYPVFISERKDLLSTEQIEATDVYHLIKRHVLY
- a CDS encoding 3-dehydroquinate synthase, giving the protein MSNMSVIERHIQVGFQLRVFFTRSVFASANPLLRDILAPGEGNRVHGVLIVLDEALAQARPEVLAEIENYFVHASPRLKLVCPPLVIEGGERTKNSYFHVSEIHSHVDRYHIDRHSYLLAIGGGALLDMAGLAASTAHRGIRHVRLPTTTLSQADSGVGVKNGINAFGKKNFIGTFTPPFAVVNDFEMLHTLSERDKRAGYVEAVKIALIRSREFFEKIEADAEKLAAFEPAAMEELIQHCAELHLNHVAMSGDPFEFGSARPLDFGHWAAHKLEQLSEYKIRHGEAVAVGIALDVIYSRNMGFLDAASADRVLKLLEQLGFELFANELMHVDSDHSLLVLNGLEEFREHLGGELSVTLLKEIGRGFEVHELRIPQVIEAIYELQALHAKRTKILRAAS
- a CDS encoding efflux RND transporter periplasmic adaptor subunit; the encoded protein is MNNGNPANERKALPPPKRSSPLKWIVIVGVVLVLVIIGLAIVRRREAAAKQLAQARNAQQPVPVVVSPVKESDVPVYLDGLGTVQAFNTVTVHVRVDGQLKQINFTEGQDVRKGDVLAIIDPAPFQAALDQAKAKKGQDQALLDNANLDMKRETDLYAAKVDSQQIYDTQKALVAQDQAAVNADQAAIDAAQVNLDYCSVVSPIDGRTGLRLVDVGNIVHAADLGGIVVITQLKPISVVFTLPEQDLEQIHKHEKTTNELKVLAVGRDNGTNLDTGTLAVIDNEIDTTTGTIRLKANFPNEDLQLWPGEFVNTRLLTMMRLNSLTVPEAAIQRGPTGAYVFVVTNVKPTNSIAGGKGKRGANSAGSAADSTPALGGSSHSQAQGTNAPTMWAKIQNVTVASQMEAGQALIETGVTKGQRVVTDGQYKLQDGSPIRVSNGAKKSAPTSDQSTNVESAPQDITK
- a CDS encoding multidrug efflux RND transporter permease subunit; its protein translation is MNISEPFIHRPIATSLLMAGVIIMGMLGYFLLPISALPPVDFPTIQVTAQYPGAGPDVMASSVTTPLETQFGEISGLQQMTSISSFGTANITLQFVLDRDIDAAAQDVQAAMNAARGVLPTTMPSPPVYSKVNPADTPILTLEISSDSLPLEKVNDLADTVLAQKLSEVSGVGLVTIEGNQKPAVRIQVNPAQVASLGIGLEDIRTALMNNNINVPKGSFDGAKQSYSIGVNDQIFSADEYANVIVAYKNGSPVRLKDIGKAIDSVENVRLGAWVGDHPAVLLDIQRQPGANIIQTADRVKALLPKLRTSIPPAVKVGIFSDRTETIRASIADVQFTLILTVALVVMVIFVFLRKLRATLITSIALPLAVIGTFGIMKLAGFSLDNLSLMALTISTGFVVDDAIVMIENIVRFIEAGEAPLEAALKGAKQIGFTVISLSISLVAVFIPLLFMTGIVGRLFREFAITLSVAVGVSAVVSLTLTPMLCARFLQPEDESKHGRFYHVTENMFQRMLDAYETGLKWVLRHQFFTLMVAVATLIATIWLYVIVPKGLLPQQDTGLITGVTDASQTISYKAMVERQRQIAEIVARDQDVASVASFVGAGTVNATVNSGRIYINLKPRDNRKSNAQEIIDRLRDATKNVQGISLYMQAAQDVQIDSRVSRTQYQYTLQDADSDELAEWAPQLLAKMQSLPELADSASDQQSSGLQLFIDVDRSQASRLNILPATIDGTLYDAFGQRQVSIIFTQLNQYRVILEAQPSFQLTPDALAKIYVKSTTGQMVPLSAIAHLRQVPAPLAISHEGQFPAVTLSFNLSPGSSLGAAVDAIQKAQTDIGMPQTVTTTFSGSAAEFRSSLKSEPYLLLAAIVVIYIVLGVLYESYIHPITILSSLPSAGVGALLAMLLFHQDLSLIALIGIILLIGIVKKNAIMMIDFALEAERDQGLPPEKSIYQACLLRFRPIMMTTMAALLGALPLALESGTGSELRKPLGISIVGGLLLSQFLTLYTTPVIYLYLDRIERRIRGALGNPEHAEHVKKTDPKDLQPTGQPAPNPAQA